The Sulfurospirillum halorespirans DSM 13726 genome has a window encoding:
- a CDS encoding biotin-dependent carboxyltransferase family protein, which yields MNGFIVENGGLQSSIQDAGRRGFSDIGLTQSGAMDEMAFGYANLLVGNAFNTPAIEIAMGGASFKARSEMCIAICGANMQPTCNGHSIALWQTHLLRRGDVITFGFANEGQFAYIAVAGGFQTPFAYGSYSTSLKEGLGGLEGRKLKTGDLLHTFGNRCPVDRRKLERKFIPKYPDTITVRLVKGYQEAMFDTKAQETFFNSVYTFKGEGDRMGYRLSGEKVVPSSTGILSEPICYGAVQVPSHGEPIVLLKERQTIGGYPKIGSIIAVDCFKLAQLKAGGKVKFKEVSLKEAQRAMRAFYTFFKAQEA from the coding sequence ATGAACGGTTTTATCGTTGAAAACGGTGGACTTCAAAGCTCGATTCAAGATGCGGGGCGTCGGGGTTTTAGTGACATTGGCTTGACGCAAAGTGGTGCGATGGATGAGATGGCATTTGGATATGCGAATCTTCTTGTGGGCAATGCGTTTAACACACCTGCCATTGAGATCGCCATGGGTGGTGCTTCATTTAAAGCCAGAAGTGAGATGTGCATCGCGATTTGCGGGGCTAATATGCAGCCTACATGTAACGGACACAGTATTGCTTTGTGGCAGACCCATCTGCTGAGGCGTGGGGATGTGATCACCTTTGGTTTTGCCAACGAAGGGCAATTTGCCTACATCGCCGTTGCAGGAGGATTTCAAACGCCTTTTGCGTATGGAAGCTATTCTACCAGTTTGAAAGAGGGGTTGGGAGGGCTTGAAGGACGTAAGCTCAAAACGGGAGATTTGTTGCACACCTTTGGAAACAGGTGCCCTGTGGATCGACGAAAACTAGAGCGAAAATTTATCCCAAAATATCCCGATACCATCACCGTGCGTCTGGTCAAAGGCTACCAAGAAGCGATGTTCGATACTAAAGCACAAGAGACGTTTTTCAACAGTGTCTATACGTTCAAAGGCGAGGGTGATCGCATGGGGTACCGTCTCAGTGGCGAAAAAGTTGTACCTTCATCTACGGGCATTCTCTCTGAGCCTATCTGTTATGGTGCGGTGCAAGTGCCCAGTCATGGTGAGCCGATCGTGCTGTTAAAAGAGCGTCAAACGATTGGGGGGTATCCTAAAATTGGCTCCATTATCGCTGTGGATTGTTTTAAACTCGCGCAACTCAAAGCGGGTGGGAAAGTGAAATTTAAAGAGGTAAGTTTGAAGGAGGCGCAAAGAGCAATGAGAGCCTTTTACACCTTTTTTAAAGCGCAAGAAGCGTAA
- a CDS encoding 5-oxoprolinase subunit PxpA, whose protein sequence is MSIKLNCDAGESFGSWKMGLDEAIMPYVDMANFACGFHAGDPLIMDRSIKLALKHGVSIGAHPAYPDLMGFGRRSMVCSLDEVESMVIYQIGALQGFATANGATLSYVKPHGGLYNDMMKDERIFKAVATAVARVNPKLKLMILSMVDTSKQEAIAKELGLELIYEVFADRAYDDSGLLVPRTQKGAVLHDVQSVIERLKLLQKEGVLETISGKRIALRADTLCVHGDNEEAVAMVETLRKSM, encoded by the coding sequence ATGAGTATAAAATTAAACTGTGATGCGGGCGAGAGTTTTGGCTCGTGGAAGATGGGGTTGGATGAGGCGATAATGCCTTATGTTGATATGGCAAATTTTGCCTGTGGGTTTCATGCGGGCGATCCGCTCATCATGGATCGCTCCATTAAATTGGCGTTGAAGCATGGTGTGAGTATTGGTGCGCACCCTGCATATCCTGATTTGATGGGTTTTGGTAGACGAAGCATGGTCTGCTCTTTGGATGAGGTTGAGTCGATGGTGATTTATCAAATTGGCGCACTTCAAGGCTTTGCAACGGCTAATGGTGCAACGCTTTCGTATGTCAAACCGCACGGTGGGCTTTACAACGATATGATGAAAGATGAGCGCATTTTTAAAGCCGTAGCAACCGCCGTAGCGCGGGTAAATCCAAAACTAAAACTGATGATTCTCTCGATGGTGGATACTTCCAAGCAAGAAGCGATTGCCAAAGAACTTGGCTTAGAGCTGATCTATGAAGTCTTTGCCGATCGTGCGTACGATGATAGCGGTCTTTTAGTACCAAGAACGCAAAAAGGTGCGGTGTTGCATGACGTTCAATCCGTGATTGAGCGGTTGAAACTGCTTCAAAAAGAGGGTGTTTTGGAGACCATTTCGGGGAAAAGAATCGCACTTCGAGCCGATACCTTGTGTGTGCATGGCGACAATGAAGAAGCTGTTGCCATGGTAGAAACTCTTAGGAAAAGCATGTGA
- a CDS encoding TRAP transporter small permease subunit → MRHFFIETARKLSLGGVFIASILLIMLVALILVEITLRYFFNTSTMRADEYSGYLYLALVCFGFGHTFLRDGHIRITFLTAKLSTKASSWVDIFAGLSTVGLLLFIFYRTVLLTWDSYQTGVVSEGVSATPLFIPQLALPLGFALFSMAVIAFILQRMGHHDC, encoded by the coding sequence ATGAGACATTTTTTCATTGAGACTGCGCGAAAACTCTCCCTTGGGGGAGTTTTTATCGCTTCAATATTGTTGATCATGCTTGTGGCTTTGATCTTGGTCGAGATAACCTTGCGCTACTTTTTTAATACTTCGACGATGCGTGCGGATGAGTACAGTGGGTATCTTTACTTAGCCCTTGTCTGTTTTGGTTTTGGGCATACATTTTTGCGAGATGGGCATATTCGTATTACCTTTTTGACGGCTAAGTTATCGACCAAAGCCTCTTCTTGGGTTGATATCTTTGCTGGTCTGAGCACCGTTGGGTTACTTTTGTTTATTTTTTATCGTACGGTGTTGCTGACATGGGATTCATACCAAACAGGCGTTGTTTCTGAGGGAGTATCGGCTACCCCACTTTTTATACCCCAACTGGCACTGCCTTTAGGTTTTGCACTGTTTAGTATGGCGGTGATTGCATTTATACTCCAAAGGATGGGACATCATGATTGCTGA
- a CDS encoding TRAP transporter large permease: MIADPLLLSAVLIGVMFLFLLSSIWIGASLFLTGIFGMLIYDHHLPPAISIINKIGNLLAGSIYDSMNSWSLASLPMFILMGELLHYSSISNKLFNGLVPWLSSVPGRLLHINVAACSLFAAVSGSSAATTATVGKITLDELHKRGYSKSLALGSLAGSGTLGFLIPPSLIMIIYGVLADVSIGRLFIAGILPGLLLATSYSLYIMVVAFLDKGVVPASKEHFTWAQRAASLKELFPVLLLITVVIGSIYAGIATPTEAAALGVFFSILLALYFKSFSFAIFKIALANTIKTTVMISFIIAGAGFLSQVVGFLGIARAISEFIASMGLTPLMLVVVIAIMYIILGMMLDGISMVVMTLPIVLPIVTLAGFDALWFGIFLVFMVEMAQITPPVGFSLFVIQSISGEKIGFIIRATMPFFLIMVLITAMVTLFPEIVFYLPNRMIG; the protein is encoded by the coding sequence ATGATTGCTGATCCACTTCTATTATCAGCGGTGCTGATTGGTGTTATGTTTCTCTTTTTACTTTCGTCCATTTGGATTGGGGCATCACTTTTCCTCACAGGTATTTTTGGAATGCTCATTTATGATCATCACCTTCCTCCTGCCATTAGCATTATCAATAAGATAGGCAATTTACTTGCGGGTTCTATTTATGATTCTATGAATTCATGGTCGCTTGCATCCTTGCCGATGTTTATTTTAATGGGTGAGCTTTTGCACTACTCTTCGATCTCCAACAAACTTTTTAACGGTTTGGTTCCTTGGCTTAGCAGTGTTCCTGGGCGATTACTGCACATCAATGTGGCGGCATGTTCTCTCTTTGCAGCTGTTTCTGGCTCATCTGCGGCGACCACGGCAACGGTTGGAAAAATTACATTGGATGAATTGCATAAAAGAGGCTACAGCAAATCTTTAGCCCTTGGCTCACTGGCTGGCAGTGGAACGCTAGGCTTTTTGATTCCTCCGAGTCTTATTATGATTATTTACGGTGTTTTAGCGGATGTCTCTATTGGTCGATTGTTTATTGCAGGCATCCTTCCTGGTCTTTTACTGGCAACGTCGTATTCTCTTTATATTATGGTGGTGGCATTTTTGGATAAAGGTGTTGTTCCTGCCAGCAAAGAACACTTCACCTGGGCGCAAAGAGCGGCATCTCTTAAAGAGCTTTTTCCCGTGTTACTCCTCATCACGGTGGTGATTGGAAGTATCTATGCTGGTATTGCGACACCAACGGAAGCCGCGGCTTTGGGAGTATTTTTTTCGATCTTACTTGCGCTCTATTTTAAAAGCTTTAGTTTTGCCATTTTCAAAATAGCGCTTGCCAATACGATTAAAACCACGGTCATGATCAGCTTCATCATCGCTGGAGCGGGCTTTTTATCGCAAGTCGTCGGTTTTTTAGGTATTGCGCGTGCCATCAGTGAATTTATCGCTTCTATGGGCTTAACGCCTTTGATGCTTGTTGTGGTTATAGCGATCATGTATATCATTCTTGGGATGATGTTAGATGGTATCTCCATGGTGGTTATGACACTGCCTATTGTCCTTCCTATTGTCACGTTAGCAGGGTTTGATGCTCTTTGGTTTGGCATCTTTTTAGTTTTTATGGTGGAGATGGCACAGATCACACCGCCTGTTGGCTTTTCCCTTTTTGTCATTCAGAGCATCTCTGGTGAAAAAATAGGCTTTATTATTCGAGCAACAATGCCCTTTTTCCTTATAATGGTTTTAATTACGGCTATGGTAACATTGTTCCCAGAAATAGTCTTTTATTTACCCAATAGGATGATCGGATGA
- the pgeF gene encoding peptidoglycan editing factor PgeF gives MEQRGSHYGDLLMQHLFTNRFEGVSEAPFESLNLGLHVNDTALHVTQNREILKAKLGVSQLVFMDQVHGDTITQIHSGDEMPTCDAMITDVSGIALAVMVADCIPILYYDERHHAIGVAHAGRVGTLLQVGQKCARAMAESFGTRMEELTIWMGPSIRSCCYEVGIEATQGLESFLHVKSGKYFLDLQNANLKAFLDMGIKRKNIMVSEVCTCCDSRYFSYRRDKITGRFAGVIAL, from the coding sequence TTGGAACAGCGTGGATCGCATTATGGCGATTTATTGATGCAGCATCTTTTTACCAACCGCTTTGAGGGTGTGAGCGAAGCGCCGTTTGAGAGTCTCAATCTGGGGTTACATGTAAACGATACGGCTTTACATGTAACCCAAAATCGGGAGATTTTAAAAGCAAAACTGGGCGTTTCACAGTTGGTGTTTATGGATCAAGTGCATGGTGATACGATCACGCAGATCCACAGTGGCGATGAGATGCCAACGTGTGATGCGATGATCACCGATGTTTCAGGCATCGCACTTGCAGTGATGGTGGCGGATTGCATTCCTATTTTGTACTACGATGAAAGGCATCATGCCATTGGTGTGGCGCATGCGGGACGTGTTGGAACGCTTTTGCAGGTCGGGCAAAAATGTGCTCGTGCAATGGCTGAAAGTTTTGGAACACGAATGGAAGAGCTTACCATTTGGATGGGACCTTCGATTCGTTCGTGCTGTTATGAAGTGGGCATTGAAGCCACCCAAGGGCTTGAATCTTTTTTACATGTAAAGAGTGGAAAATACTTTTTAGATTTACAAAACGCGAATTTAAAGGCATTCTTAGACATGGGCATCAAGCGGAAAAATATAATGGTTTCAGAGGTATGTACCTGTTGCGATAGCCGTTATTTTTCCTACCGAAGAGATAAAATTACAGGACGTTTTGCAGGAGTGATTGCGTTATGA
- the tpx gene encoding thiol peroxidase, which translates to MASTKLKGNSVALSGTEINVGDKAPVVTLVAKDLSEIKVGGASEKTQIIVIVPSLDTAVCAQETRTFNTKAAAISDATVIVASMDLPFAMGRFCTTEGIENLHVGSDFRDKALASAYGVLIADGPLKGLSARAIFVVSKEGKVIYKEICPEITEEPNYEGALCALKETSAPSDGHKCGCGAR; encoded by the coding sequence ATGGCATCAACCAAACTCAAAGGCAATTCAGTAGCGCTATCAGGCACAGAAATTAACGTTGGCGATAAAGCACCCGTTGTTACACTTGTAGCAAAAGACCTCAGTGAAATCAAAGTCGGTGGCGCAAGCGAGAAAACGCAAATCATCGTCATCGTTCCCTCACTTGACACAGCCGTCTGTGCACAAGAGACACGTACATTTAACACCAAAGCGGCAGCTATTTCTGACGCAACTGTGATCGTTGCTTCGATGGATCTTCCTTTTGCGATGGGACGTTTCTGTACCACAGAGGGAATTGAAAACCTTCACGTTGGTAGTGACTTTAGAGACAAAGCACTTGCAAGCGCGTATGGCGTTTTAATCGCGGATGGCCCACTTAAAGGTCTAAGTGCAAGAGCTATTTTTGTTGTGAGTAAAGAAGGAAAAGTGATTTACAAAGAGATCTGCCCTGAAATTACAGAAGAGCCAAACTACGAAGGCGCACTTTGCGCACTCAAAGAAACTTCAGCTCCAAGTGACGGACACAAATGCGGTTGTGGCGCACGCTAA
- a CDS encoding riboflavin synthase — protein MFTGLIREFAEVLSYTTPILTLRATYKPKIGDSIAINGACLTVISLFEGGFSVELSQESRSLLAVENLKGKVHIEPALALGDRLDGHMVQGHVDCVGVIEKLDQKENGLDIEVSIPTKQLIYVIPKGSITIDGVSLTVNDVNEKSFRLTIIPHTLAQTLIGTYKLGRRVNVETDMFARYLHHMFSKKEGLDWNSVDRIMAIY, from the coding sequence ATGTTTACAGGCTTGATTCGAGAGTTTGCAGAAGTGCTCAGCTATACCACTCCTATTTTAACGCTTCGTGCGACGTATAAACCTAAAATTGGCGATAGCATTGCAATCAATGGTGCGTGTTTGACCGTTATCTCCCTTTTTGAAGGTGGGTTTAGCGTGGAACTCTCACAGGAGAGTCGATCTTTGCTGGCGGTTGAAAACCTGAAAGGCAAGGTGCATATTGAACCCGCCCTTGCTTTGGGAGACCGACTTGATGGGCATATGGTGCAAGGGCATGTGGATTGCGTGGGTGTGATTGAGAAGCTGGATCAAAAAGAGAATGGGTTGGACATTGAGGTGAGTATTCCCACAAAACAGCTTATTTATGTGATTCCAAAGGGAAGCATTACCATCGATGGCGTGAGTTTGACGGTGAATGATGTGAACGAAAAAAGCTTCCGTTTGACGATCATTCCACACACCCTAGCGCAGACATTGATTGGCACGTATAAACTAGGGCGACGTGTGAATGTTGAGACCGATATGTTTGCACGCTACCTTCACCACATGTTTTCTAAAAAAGAGGGGTTAGATTGGAACAGCGTGGATCGCATTATGGCGATTTATTGA
- the pxpB gene encoding 5-oxoprolinase subunit PxpB, whose product MSRRYAIASESSVIVYFGTTIDPLISQEVQKAYQALKAKNQEGFYEIIPSYASLMVSYDVMRFDFDAVCEIIENSIHQAEALMLNEPKIITIPVYYGREVGLDLELLAQEKNLSVEEIIALHVKGLYTVYAIGFAPGFAYLGEIDERLATPRLASPRKAVPKGSVSIADRQTAVYPTQSPGGWKVLGRTPTAMFDASYEGLSLLHVGDHVRYESISKEEFLKLGGEL is encoded by the coding sequence GTGAGTAGACGTTATGCCATTGCCTCAGAATCGTCCGTTATTGTCTATTTTGGAACCACAATCGATCCTTTGATTTCCCAAGAGGTTCAAAAAGCCTATCAAGCGCTTAAAGCAAAGAACCAAGAAGGCTTTTACGAGATCATTCCCTCCTACGCGTCGTTGATGGTGAGTTACGATGTGATGCGTTTTGATTTTGATGCGGTCTGCGAGATCATCGAAAACAGCATCCATCAAGCAGAAGCACTTATGCTTAACGAGCCTAAAATCATCACGATTCCTGTCTATTATGGGCGCGAGGTCGGACTTGATTTGGAGCTGTTAGCGCAGGAAAAAAACCTCAGTGTGGAGGAGATTATCGCTTTACATGTAAAAGGGTTGTACACGGTCTATGCGATTGGGTTTGCACCAGGATTTGCTTACCTTGGCGAGATCGATGAACGTTTGGCGACGCCCCGTTTAGCGAGTCCAAGAAAGGCGGTTCCCAAAGGCAGTGTCTCCATTGCCGATCGCCAAACCGCAGTGTATCCTACCCAAAGTCCAGGAGGCTGGAAAGTGTTGGGGCGAACACCTACTGCGATGTTTGATGCTTCGTATGAGGGGCTTTCTCTTTTACATGTAGGCGATCATGTGCGTTATGAATCCATCTCCAAAGAGGAATTTTTAAAGCTAGGAGGTGAGCTATGA
- a CDS encoding methyl-accepting chemotaxis protein, translating to MKNWTIAQKIYIPLFGGLFIGLILILFTSYLSIQGIEKDVYAKEKGELSVYVKNQLEAQYDVALTNAITIASNYYVIESLLNNDRDIAIKGLGALTKLYKEKTDFKEAQIHIHTQDIKSFLREWMPKKFGDDLSSFRHTIKKVKETKQPLTAIEMGVAGMSLRGVAPIVKDNAYLGSVEFIDTFDAAVQNAKDDIGASVLFLTEKKQLNLSATAKDALLAKDTALSQKKEITDMKLFEEIKDLDLNSQGASFFTPSYFVVRDELKAFDGSKAGEVLIAKKITAVKAVVHEAQSAVIKLIITMSIITLLVMAMLIVTLKKSVIDPVKELKMRAENLSSGDGDLTKKMEIKSGDEIGLASIAFNLFIDKVRNTVSMAKSSSNENASVANELSSTALEVGRRAEETSLIVNATNHMSRTIKEELSLSLQKAKQSEVEISEAHAKLTNAKNQILKLANQVESSASTEVELARQISQLSNDADQVKGVLTVISDIADQTNLLALNAAIEAARAGEHGRGFAVVADEVRNLAERTQKSLTEINATINVIVQAINDASDHMKVNSQSMENLTKIATEVEKNINETAVIMDNATVSSENTVHDYINTGKKIDDIVIKIEEINTITVSNTRSMEEVSSATEHLSDLTEKLNNVLGNFRT from the coding sequence ATGAAGAATTGGACCATTGCGCAAAAGATTTATATTCCTCTCTTTGGAGGGCTCTTTATTGGGCTTATTCTGATACTTTTTACGTCATATCTGAGCATTCAAGGGATCGAAAAAGATGTGTATGCCAAAGAAAAAGGCGAACTCAGTGTCTATGTCAAAAACCAACTCGAAGCCCAATACGACGTTGCCCTAACCAACGCGATTACTATTGCGTCTAATTATTACGTGATCGAATCACTTCTCAACAATGACCGTGACATTGCCATCAAAGGGCTAGGAGCGCTGACCAAGCTCTACAAAGAGAAGACCGATTTTAAAGAGGCGCAGATTCACATTCACACGCAAGACATCAAAAGTTTCCTCAGAGAGTGGATGCCCAAAAAATTTGGTGATGATCTCTCCAGTTTTCGTCATACCATCAAAAAAGTCAAAGAGACCAAACAGCCACTCACCGCTATCGAAATGGGCGTTGCGGGCATGTCGTTGCGAGGCGTTGCTCCCATTGTCAAAGATAACGCGTATTTAGGTTCTGTCGAATTTATCGACACCTTTGATGCCGCGGTTCAAAATGCCAAAGACGATATTGGGGCGAGCGTGCTTTTTTTGACCGAGAAAAAACAGCTTAACCTCAGCGCCACCGCTAAAGACGCACTTCTTGCCAAAGACACCGCCCTTTCTCAGAAAAAAGAGATCACCGATATGAAACTTTTTGAAGAGATCAAAGACCTTGATCTTAACTCACAAGGGGCTAGCTTCTTTACCCCCTCCTATTTTGTCGTCAGAGACGAGCTCAAAGCCTTCGATGGAAGCAAAGCAGGTGAAGTGTTAATCGCTAAAAAAATTACCGCCGTCAAAGCAGTTGTCCATGAAGCGCAATCGGCTGTGATTAAACTCATCATTACGATGTCGATCATTACACTACTGGTTATGGCGATGCTGATCGTGACACTTAAAAAATCGGTGATTGATCCTGTGAAAGAGCTTAAAATGCGTGCCGAGAACCTCTCCAGTGGTGATGGCGATCTGACCAAAAAGATGGAGATCAAAAGTGGCGATGAGATAGGTCTCGCTTCTATTGCCTTTAATCTTTTCATCGATAAAGTCAGAAACACTGTCAGTATGGCAAAATCTTCAAGCAATGAGAATGCCTCCGTTGCCAATGAACTCAGCTCCACAGCCCTTGAAGTCGGACGCAGAGCGGAAGAGACCTCGTTGATCGTCAATGCAACCAACCACATGTCTCGCACCATCAAAGAAGAGCTCTCCCTCTCACTGCAAAAAGCCAAACAGTCTGAAGTAGAGATCTCCGAAGCGCATGCAAAGCTGACCAATGCCAAAAATCAGATCTTAAAACTTGCCAATCAGGTTGAGTCCAGTGCGAGCACGGAAGTGGAACTGGCACGTCAAATTTCACAGCTGAGCAATGATGCAGACCAAGTTAAAGGCGTTTTAACGGTGATCTCTGACATCGCCGATCAAACCAATTTACTCGCCCTCAATGCTGCCATTGAAGCGGCGCGTGCGGGAGAACATGGACGTGGTTTTGCCGTGGTTGCCGATGAAGTCCGTAATTTAGCGGAACGTACTCAAAAAAGCCTCACAGAGATCAACGCGACGATCAATGTCATTGTGCAAGCGATTAATGACGCCAGTGATCACATGAAGGTCAATTCACAAAGCATGGAAAACCTGACGAAGATTGCGACGGAAGTGGAGAAAAATATCAACGAAACCGCTGTGATTATGGATAATGCAACCGTTTCGAGTGAAAACACCGTGCATGATTATATTAACACGGGGAAGAAAATTGATGACATTGTCATTAAAATCGAAGAGATCAACACGATTACGGTGAGCAACACGCGCAGTATGGAAGAGGTCAGCAGTGCGACCGAGCATCTCAGCGACCTCACCGAAAAACTCAACAACGTTTTAGGAAATTTTAGAACCTAG